A DNA window from Providencia huaxiensis contains the following coding sequences:
- a CDS encoding dihydroxyacetone kinase subunit DhaK, translated as MNRIINEPDLVVEDAIQGYLKAHPEYFAQTDNARVLKYPKAPIQGKVGIVTGGGSGHEPAFLGYVGENMLDAVAIGEIFSSPTAGAFLDAFKAADSGAGVACLYGNYAGDNMNVKMAMKKAEKAGMQVKTVVATDDVASAPASEKEKRRGVAGEILMWKVGSAAASKGYDLDGVINAAQKAINNCHSIGVGLTSCTIPAVGHPNFHIEDGMMELGIGHHGEPGIEIMPIQSAAQMAQTMLAPILDDMQAKQGDEVVVLVSGLGATPVMELYIYYAEVEKQLSEKGVRIVRNYVGNYFTSLEMMGVTLTLMKVDDELKTLMDVPAYSLGLTQVK; from the coding sequence ATGAATAGAATCATTAATGAACCTGATCTCGTTGTTGAAGATGCGATTCAAGGTTATTTGAAAGCGCACCCTGAATATTTTGCACAAACTGATAACGCGCGCGTTCTAAAATACCCAAAAGCCCCAATACAAGGGAAAGTGGGCATTGTCACTGGTGGTGGTTCAGGTCATGAACCTGCGTTTTTAGGCTACGTGGGTGAAAACATGTTAGATGCGGTAGCCATTGGGGAAATTTTTTCCTCACCCACTGCGGGCGCTTTTTTAGATGCGTTTAAAGCAGCCGATAGCGGTGCGGGTGTTGCCTGTTTATATGGTAACTATGCGGGCGATAACATGAACGTCAAGATGGCGATGAAAAAGGCAGAAAAAGCGGGTATGCAAGTCAAAACCGTGGTTGCTACCGATGACGTCGCTTCAGCACCTGCGAGTGAAAAAGAAAAGCGCCGTGGCGTTGCTGGCGAAATTCTCATGTGGAAAGTGGGCTCTGCCGCAGCAAGCAAAGGCTATGATTTAGACGGTGTTATTAATGCAGCACAAAAAGCGATTAATAACTGCCACTCTATTGGTGTTGGGTTAACGTCTTGCACCATTCCAGCAGTGGGTCATCCAAATTTTCATATTGAAGACGGGATGATGGAGCTAGGCATTGGCCATCATGGAGAGCCAGGCATTGAAATCATGCCAATTCAATCGGCCGCGCAAATGGCACAAACCATGTTAGCGCCAATTTTAGATGATATGCAGGCAAAACAAGGTGATGAAGTTGTCGTCTTGGTTTCAGGGCTAGGTGCGACACCAGTTATGGAGCTGTACATCTACTATGCAGAGGTTGAAAAACAACTCAGTGAGAAAGGTGTGCGGATTGTTCGTAACTATGTTGGTAACTATTTTACCTCACTAGAAATGATGGGGGTCACACTGACATTAATGAAAGTGGATGATGAATTAAAAACATTGATGGATGTCCCTGCATATTCATTGGGTTTAACACAGGTTAAATAA
- the dhaL gene encoding dihydroxyacetone kinase subunit DhaL, with translation MQVISTGNGKEITLDLVNIIVSNREYLSEIDGAIGDGDHGINMAKGFNLCAKAIADRELSLSEGFEEISDALMEGIGGSMGPLYGSFFMGMSDSISGKNELSQQDFLAMLKNGLSELQDISSATVGDKCLMDTLIPAVNAFEEATKAGKNFKQALDAMQAAAVAGRDSTVDLVAKIGRASRLGERSRGVLDAGATSCCLLLCQLAQSIEKQDALANA, from the coding sequence ATGCAAGTTATTTCAACGGGCAACGGCAAGGAAATTACCCTTGATTTAGTGAACATTATTGTTTCTAACCGTGAATACCTCAGTGAAATTGATGGCGCAATAGGGGATGGAGACCATGGCATTAATATGGCTAAAGGTTTTAATCTATGCGCTAAAGCAATCGCGGACCGTGAATTATCACTCAGTGAAGGCTTTGAAGAGATTTCTGATGCCTTGATGGAAGGTATTGGCGGTTCAATGGGGCCACTTTATGGCAGTTTCTTTATGGGAATGTCAGACAGCATTTCAGGGAAAAATGAGTTATCGCAACAAGATTTTCTTGCTATGTTGAAAAATGGGCTATCCGAACTGCAAGACATCAGCAGTGCAACAGTGGGTGACAAGTGCCTAATGGATACATTGATCCCTGCGGTTAATGCCTTTGAAGAGGCAACAAAAGCAGGGAAAAACTTTAAACAAGCGCTTGATGCGATGCAGGCAGCTGCTGTTGCAGGTCGTGATTCCACAGTAGATTTAGTGGCTAAAATTGGCCGTGCAAGCCGCCTTGGTGAACGTTCAAGAGGGGTATTGGATGCAGGTGCCACTTCTTGTTGTTTATTATTGTGTCAATTAGCGCAGAGTATTGAAAAACAGGATGCATTAGCTAATGCATAA
- a CDS encoding sugar-binding transcriptional regulator, with the protein MDRSQTSSEIELLTEIAIAYYRDEITQEEIANKFGISRIKVGRLLKRAKEEGIVEINVRYHPIFSTQLEQQLLSRFPISRALIALDHPDEEEQRYQVGTLVANYLSTTLRDNMIVTVGQGRNVAVVADSGGAVPEKDCRFICGIGGTHRPGDSINADHISRRLAKKFGGTSETLYAPAYVENNELKQSFMKNGTIKETLDRARKADIALIGIGDMNEDSYMVKLGWFTPREIVDASLNQGVIGDIAGYDFFNAQGQHVDTVMNDRVIGLSIDELKKIPCVIAIASESSKAMAIMGALRTGAIDIIATSASNVRTILKMSQ; encoded by the coding sequence ATGGATAGATCACAAACATCTTCCGAAATCGAGCTACTGACTGAAATTGCGATAGCTTATTATCGTGATGAAATTACTCAGGAAGAGATCGCCAATAAGTTTGGTATATCGCGAATTAAGGTAGGCCGCTTACTCAAGCGGGCAAAGGAAGAAGGTATTGTAGAGATCAATGTTCGCTATCATCCTATTTTTAGCACTCAGTTAGAACAACAGTTACTTTCTCGCTTCCCGATTTCCCGTGCATTGATTGCCCTCGATCATCCCGACGAAGAAGAGCAACGTTACCAAGTCGGCACTCTCGTCGCTAACTATTTATCAACAACGTTACGAGACAACATGATAGTCACGGTCGGCCAAGGTCGCAATGTTGCGGTAGTGGCTGATAGCGGTGGAGCCGTCCCTGAAAAAGATTGCCGTTTTATTTGTGGAATAGGCGGAACCCATCGCCCAGGTGATTCCATCAATGCGGATCATATCAGCCGTCGTTTAGCCAAAAAGTTTGGTGGAACCAGCGAAACCTTATACGCGCCTGCTTATGTCGAAAATAACGAATTAAAGCAATCATTTATGAAAAATGGCACCATTAAGGAAACCTTAGATCGTGCCCGTAAAGCGGATATTGCCTTAATTGGTATTGGCGATATGAATGAAGATAGCTATATGGTCAAGCTAGGCTGGTTTACACCGCGTGAAATTGTTGATGCGAGTTTGAATCAAGGGGTGATTGGCGATATCGCAGGTTATGATTTTTTCAATGCGCAAGGGCAACATGTTGATACCGTGATGAATGACCGCGTGATAGGCCTAAGTATAGACGAACTCAAGAAAATTCCTTGCGTAATAGCGATTGCCTCAGAGTCATCAAAAGCGATGGCGATTATGGGGGCCCTGCGTACGGGGGCGATTGATATTATTGCAACGAGTGCGAGTAATGTGCGGACGATTTTAAAGATGTCCCAATAG
- the crcB gene encoding fluoride efflux transporter CrcB — protein MYASLFAIAIGSVLGGWLRWFVSLRLNHLYPNIPLGTVAVNLIGGFVIGFAISYFANANISPAYKLFIVTGFCGAFTTFSTFSLEVLVLIQEGKLGFAISTIAIHVIGALIFTLLGMLCHHWLAQG, from the coding sequence ATGTACGCCTCTTTATTTGCAATCGCGATTGGTTCTGTTCTTGGTGGATGGCTAAGATGGTTTGTTAGCCTAAGACTTAATCACCTTTACCCCAACATTCCCCTTGGTACGGTTGCGGTCAACTTAATTGGCGGCTTTGTTATTGGTTTTGCCATCTCTTACTTTGCCAATGCAAATATTAGCCCTGCCTATAAATTATTCATTGTGACGGGTTTCTGTGGTGCATTTACCACCTTTTCGACCTTTTCACTCGAAGTGTTGGTGCTAATCCAAGAAGGTAAATTGGGCTTCGCCATTAGTACCATTGCCATCCATGTCATTGGCGCCTTAATATTTACCTTGCTTGGAATGTTATGCCATCACTGGCTAGCACAGGGGTGA
- a CDS encoding sugar-binding transcriptional regulator has translation MQKELKKMEQAARAAWLYFVAGKTQQEIAHELGLSRQVAQRLISLAKEQGMVQVQITHPITECLRLANDIQQKYHLTHCFVVPSGQLDTEATLDMISVAGAELMEQLIDPDKPQVIGIGSGRTLRSIIDALPYLETAQHQCVSLIGAIARDSSATRYDIPLRFAEKLQCRHYILPAPLYADSPEDKAMWCQHRVYKEVTEKALNADITFIGIGEVGKGCPLNSEGFVTDEQLEMLLEKGVAAELLGHFIQANGERLSTALDDTHTSVPLFPSPNKPVIAFAGGAHKTKAIQAVMNGGWVTGLVTDEATAHHLLANKSPLC, from the coding sequence ATGCAGAAAGAATTAAAAAAAATGGAACAAGCTGCACGTGCGGCATGGCTATATTTTGTGGCAGGCAAAACACAACAGGAAATTGCGCATGAACTTGGGCTGTCGAGACAAGTCGCCCAACGCCTTATTTCACTAGCAAAAGAACAAGGTATGGTTCAGGTGCAAATCACGCACCCGATTACGGAGTGTTTAAGACTCGCTAATGATATCCAGCAAAAGTATCACCTAACACATTGCTTTGTTGTCCCTTCAGGCCAACTTGATACAGAAGCGACGCTCGATATGATTTCGGTGGCCGGTGCTGAGCTTATGGAGCAATTAATCGACCCCGATAAACCTCAAGTTATTGGTATCGGTTCAGGTAGAACATTACGCAGTATTATTGATGCCCTTCCTTACCTAGAAACCGCCCAGCACCAGTGTGTTTCACTAATAGGTGCGATTGCTCGTGATAGCTCAGCAACACGCTATGATATTCCATTACGTTTTGCAGAAAAATTACAGTGCCGGCACTACATTCTACCTGCACCGCTTTATGCCGATAGCCCTGAAGATAAAGCAATGTGGTGCCAACATCGCGTGTATAAGGAAGTCACGGAAAAAGCCCTAAATGCAGATATTACCTTTATTGGTATTGGTGAAGTCGGCAAAGGATGCCCACTCAATTCTGAAGGTTTTGTCACGGATGAACAATTGGAAATGTTGTTAGAAAAGGGTGTAGCCGCAGAGTTATTGGGACATTTTATCCAAGCTAACGGAGAGCGGCTTTCTACCGCGCTAGATGACACGCACACCAGTGTTCCGCTTTTCCCTTCCCCGAATAAACCAGTGATCGCATTTGCGGGTGGCGCGCACAAAACAAAAGCCATTCAAGCCGTTATGAATGGTGGTTGGGTAACAGGTTTAGTGACCGATGAAGCTACTGCACATCATTTATTAGCTAATAAATCACCCCTGTGCTAG
- the dalD gene encoding D-arabinitol 4-dehydrogenase: MLKQKSVWMHIGAGSFHRAHQAWYLHRLIQQGDDSWSIALGNIRNDANALLDNLTKQNGEYTLETVSPEGERHYEKITSVRKVLHWDENLSQLVEQGCDKATRVIAFTVTEAGYYLTPQHELDAEQPDVKADLTGKMSTIYGALTQILRARLAAHGEPVTLLNCDNLRHNGERFRHGFLSFLQLKGETELYQWVKENTRSPNTMVDRITPRPTPDVAERVKQHTGWDDKAPVMGEAFIQWVIEDDFINGRPALENVDVEMVESVLPWEEAKIRILNASHSCIAWAGTLIGLSFIDESTRQSAIKQMAWNYVTQDVIPSLSPSPLDLEQYRDVVLARFSNPYIQDTNQRVAADGLSKIPGFITPTLQECYQRQQTPAATAVLPALFFVFLQRWARGELPYEYQDGVLDVPLYQKMMNSSDALSQFVSSEMLFGSLAHSTEFHELMSNTVEKVENWLKSPQQPL, encoded by the coding sequence ATGCTAAAGCAGAAATCAGTGTGGATGCACATCGGTGCTGGGTCATTTCATCGTGCTCACCAAGCGTGGTATTTGCACCGCTTGATTCAACAAGGGGATGATAGTTGGTCAATTGCCTTAGGGAATATTCGCAATGATGCGAATGCATTGCTTGATAACCTAACCAAGCAAAATGGGGAATATACCCTTGAAACAGTTTCACCTGAAGGTGAGCGCCATTATGAAAAAATCACTTCAGTGCGTAAAGTATTGCATTGGGATGAGAATTTAAGCCAATTAGTGGAACAAGGCTGTGATAAAGCAACACGTGTTATTGCTTTCACGGTCACGGAGGCGGGCTATTATTTAACCCCACAGCATGAATTAGATGCAGAACAGCCAGATGTTAAAGCAGACTTAACGGGCAAAATGAGCACCATATATGGTGCATTAACACAAATTTTACGTGCACGTTTAGCGGCTCATGGTGAACCTGTGACCTTGTTAAATTGTGATAATTTGCGCCACAATGGCGAACGGTTTAGACACGGCTTTTTATCGTTTTTGCAATTAAAAGGCGAAACCGAGCTGTACCAATGGGTGAAAGAAAATACGCGTTCGCCGAATACCATGGTTGATAGGATCACGCCTCGTCCAACCCCAGATGTGGCTGAACGTGTAAAACAGCATACTGGTTGGGATGATAAAGCACCTGTTATGGGAGAGGCATTCATTCAGTGGGTGATTGAAGATGACTTTATTAATGGACGCCCTGCATTAGAAAATGTCGATGTAGAAATGGTTGAGTCCGTTTTACCGTGGGAAGAAGCGAAAATTCGTATTCTGAATGCGAGCCACAGTTGTATTGCTTGGGCAGGAACCTTAATTGGTTTGAGCTTTATTGATGAAAGCACCCGCCAATCTGCTATCAAACAAATGGCATGGAATTATGTCACACAAGACGTGATACCGTCATTGTCACCGAGCCCTCTCGATTTAGAACAATACCGTGATGTGGTACTCGCACGCTTTAGTAACCCTTATATTCAGGATACTAACCAACGTGTTGCCGCTGATGGTTTATCAAAAATTCCCGGTTTTATCACGCCAACACTGCAAGAATGTTATCAGCGCCAGCAGACTCCGGCTGCGACGGCTGTGCTGCCTGCTTTATTCTTCGTGTTTTTACAGCGCTGGGCTCGTGGTGAATTACCGTATGAATATCAGGATGGTGTGTTAGATGTGCCGCTATATCAAAAAATGATGAATAGCAGTGACGCATTGTCGCAATTTGTCTCAAGTGAAATGTTGTTCGGCTCACTCGCTCATTCTACTGAATTCCACGAATTGATGAGCAACACGGTTGAAAAAGTTGAAAATTGGCTCAAGTCACCTCAACAACCTCTGTAA
- the xylB gene encoding xylulokinase, with product MYLGIDLGTSELKAVLINAQGEIVASSHMALTVQRPHSQWAEQSPDSWWEATNAVAATLRQKAPEAWAAVKAIGLSGQMHGAVLLNSEHQVLRDCILWNDTRSAKECEWLMENHPEFLTIGANLVMPGFTAPKLLWVARHEPEIFKQVAKVLLPKDYLRWKMTGQFTSDMSDASGTLWLDVAKRDWSDELLAATNLTREQMPSLVEGAEQSGVLRADLASQWGLSANVIIAGGGGDNAASAVGVGAINDGDALISLGTSGVIFVVNNQLQAAPHQGVHAFAHALPNRWHQMSVMLSAANCLRWLCQLLSTTENQLMDEVGQLSDDQKKQAPVFLPYLSGERTPHNDPYAMGSFFALRNETTRAQLGYAVIEGVTFALADGMQVLTQTGTQISRCSLTGGGARSPVWAQLIADVIDIPIVTHPASSSGALGAARLAWLAEGGNTEIVCQKPEVLSTYLPQKQYQVWLNQRLDVFRLLYQQQKQTRELLPQ from the coding sequence ATGTACCTCGGAATTGACCTAGGCACTTCAGAACTTAAGGCTGTATTAATTAATGCTCAGGGCGAAATTGTTGCCTCAAGCCATATGGCATTAACCGTACAAAGGCCACATTCTCAGTGGGCCGAACAATCGCCAGATAGTTGGTGGGAAGCCACCAACGCGGTTGCGGCGACCTTGCGCCAAAAAGCCCCAGAAGCATGGGCTGCGGTGAAAGCAATTGGTTTATCAGGCCAAATGCACGGTGCAGTATTATTAAACAGCGAGCACCAAGTTCTTCGCGACTGTATTTTATGGAACGACACCCGCAGTGCGAAGGAGTGTGAATGGTTGATGGAAAATCACCCTGAGTTCCTAACGATTGGCGCTAATTTAGTTATGCCAGGTTTCACCGCACCCAAATTATTGTGGGTTGCACGCCATGAACCTGAAATATTCAAACAAGTTGCCAAGGTATTGCTTCCTAAAGACTATTTACGTTGGAAAATGACGGGGCAATTTACCAGTGATATGTCTGATGCTTCGGGGACATTGTGGCTGGATGTGGCTAAGCGTGATTGGTCCGATGAATTATTGGCTGCAACTAATCTAACTCGTGAACAGATGCCTTCTTTAGTTGAGGGTGCTGAACAAAGTGGTGTGCTACGGGCGGATTTAGCATCGCAATGGGGGCTGAGTGCCAATGTGATTATCGCTGGTGGAGGCGGTGACAATGCAGCCTCAGCAGTGGGCGTTGGCGCAATTAATGACGGTGATGCCTTGATTTCTCTGGGCACCTCTGGCGTCATTTTTGTGGTTAATAATCAACTACAAGCAGCACCACATCAAGGTGTCCATGCATTTGCTCATGCATTGCCAAATCGCTGGCACCAAATGAGTGTGATGTTAAGTGCTGCCAACTGTTTGCGTTGGCTTTGCCAGCTTCTTTCCACAACTGAAAATCAGCTGATGGACGAAGTGGGTCAATTGAGTGATGACCAGAAGAAGCAAGCTCCAGTATTTTTGCCTTACCTCTCAGGGGAAAGAACGCCCCATAATGACCCTTATGCAATGGGCTCATTTTTTGCGTTAAGAAATGAAACAACGCGAGCCCAGCTTGGTTATGCGGTAATTGAGGGAGTGACCTTTGCTCTGGCGGATGGCATGCAGGTTTTAACACAAACGGGAACGCAAATTAGCCGGTGTAGCTTAACAGGGGGAGGAGCGCGTAGTCCGGTTTGGGCGCAGCTGATTGCAGATGTGATCGATATACCGATTGTGACTCACCCTGCGAGTTCATCGGGGGCTTTAGGTGCAGCTCGTTTGGCATGGTTGGCAGAAGGAGGCAATACAGAAATTGTGTGCCAGAAACCAGAAGTATTGAGTACTTATTTACCGCAAAAACAGTACCAAGTTTGGTTAAATCAACGGCTTGATGTTTTCCGTTTATTATACCAACAGCAAAAACAAACAAGGGAATTATTGCCACAGTAG
- a CDS encoding MFS transporter encodes MEQKQYWLGLPKHLFWGFIAIAIFMSGDGFEMAFLSKHITDLGFTPAQSAMVFTVYGLMAAVAAWASGVVAEIITPLKAMMIGFILWIVMHALFMAFGLGMKSYSMMLLFYGIRGLAYPLFIYSFMMMLVQVIPRAHLAAATGWFWAMYSVGIGVIGSYLPSFSIPMMGETGTLWMAIGWVALGGAIAYFSLRNVPVDRSKVNLPMKDKMAELSRAATILFTNKNIFMASLIRIINTISLFGFAIIMPLLFVDRLGFTISEWLQIWAVFFFVTIFTNIFWGIVGEHIGWVRQVRWFGCLGMAVSSLMFYYLPVYFGHNFAIALIPAILLGIFVAAFVPMTAVFPSIEPHHKGAAVSIYNLSAGLSNFAAPAIASLVLPFFDIVGVVWAYTGLYIFAGILTFFIKVPQPGFENNRKIKPAKVATEQQTSH; translated from the coding sequence ATGGAACAGAAGCAGTATTGGCTTGGTCTACCTAAGCATTTGTTCTGGGGTTTTATTGCCATCGCTATTTTTATGAGTGGTGATGGTTTTGAAATGGCTTTTTTATCGAAACATATTACTGATTTAGGGTTTACACCGGCACAATCAGCGATGGTATTTACTGTCTACGGCTTAATGGCAGCTGTTGCAGCATGGGCATCTGGCGTCGTAGCTGAAATTATCACGCCCCTAAAAGCCATGATGATTGGGTTTATTCTCTGGATTGTCATGCATGCCTTATTTATGGCATTTGGCTTAGGTATGAAAAGCTACAGTATGATGCTGTTATTTTATGGTATTCGTGGATTAGCTTATCCATTGTTTATCTATTCATTTATGATGATGTTGGTGCAAGTCATCCCTCGAGCGCATCTTGCTGCGGCTACCGGTTGGTTCTGGGCAATGTACTCGGTAGGTATTGGTGTTATCGGCAGCTATCTGCCTAGTTTCTCAATCCCAATGATGGGGGAAACAGGAACATTATGGATGGCCATCGGTTGGGTTGCACTTGGTGGTGCGATTGCGTACTTTAGCCTACGCAATGTTCCAGTTGACCGCTCTAAAGTCAATTTACCGATGAAAGATAAAATGGCCGAATTATCGCGGGCTGCCACCATTTTATTTACCAACAAAAACATCTTTATGGCGAGTTTAATCCGTATTATCAATACAATCTCATTGTTTGGTTTTGCGATTATCATGCCATTACTGTTTGTTGACCGTTTAGGGTTCACCATTTCTGAATGGTTACAGATTTGGGCTGTTTTCTTCTTTGTCACTATTTTTACGAATATTTTTTGGGGAATTGTTGGTGAACACATTGGTTGGGTTCGCCAAGTTAGATGGTTTGGTTGCCTAGGTATGGCAGTATCTAGCCTGATGTTCTATTACTTACCGGTTTATTTTGGCCATAATTTTGCGATTGCGTTAATACCTGCGATTTTACTGGGGATCTTTGTGGCGGCTTTCGTACCGATGACAGCCGTTTTCCCAAGTATTGAACCTCACCATAAAGGTGCTGCCGTCTCAATTTATAACCTTTCCGCGGGATTAAGTAATTTTGCCGCACCCGCAATAGCCAGTTTAGTATTACCTTTCTTTGATATTGTGGGCGTTGTTTGGGCATATACAGGTTTGTATATCTTTGCAGGAATACTGACATTCTTTATTAAAGTGCCACAACCTGGGTTTGAAAATAATCGCAAAATAAAACCAGCCAAGGTAGCGACTGAGCAACAAACGAGTCATTAA
- a CDS encoding Zn-dependent hydrolase, translated as METSTSRIQRHLEQLAEYTATPGQGTTRMSYSEQDKQARDYLKQEMRVLGLQVREDAIGNIYGRLEGQQPDLPAVIVGSHFDSVPHGGAFDGPAGIVTGLDVVARIREQNLTPKYPLEVIALVEEEGTSFGRGLMASSVITGLIGTKELYQLKDSQGVSAAKRMAEAGFNADNASQAVLDPKKVKAFLELHIEQGPVLEQANEDVGIVETIVGISQLEIKLTGKAGHAGTTPMNMRADALVCASQIISHIPELAKAAGDNTVATVGRLAVLPNGANVIPSEVTFSVDIRSKNDIALRKVIEQIVELTEQISNSLAISSGIVQPLYVQPTELNSDIHQLMQQHASDQNLRFRSMVSGAGHDTMIFAGITQTGLIFVPSRNGLSHHPDEWTDYAQIARGADVMFATVKSLIEC; from the coding sequence ATGGAAACAAGTACTTCAAGAATTCAGCGCCACTTAGAACAATTGGCAGAATATACCGCAACACCGGGTCAAGGTACTACGCGGATGAGCTACAGCGAACAAGATAAACAAGCGCGTGATTACCTAAAACAAGAAATGCGAGTCCTAGGTTTACAAGTCCGTGAAGATGCTATTGGTAATATTTATGGGCGCTTAGAAGGCCAGCAACCTGATTTGCCTGCGGTGATTGTGGGTTCTCATTTTGACTCTGTTCCTCATGGCGGGGCATTTGATGGCCCCGCAGGGATTGTCACCGGTTTGGATGTTGTCGCGCGTATTCGCGAGCAAAACTTAACACCAAAGTACCCCTTAGAAGTGATAGCCTTAGTTGAAGAAGAAGGTACCAGTTTTGGCCGCGGTTTGATGGCTTCAAGTGTAATAACGGGTTTGATTGGTACTAAAGAATTATACCAACTCAAGGATAGCCAGGGCGTGAGTGCTGCAAAGCGTATGGCAGAGGCAGGGTTCAATGCAGACAATGCATCCCAAGCTGTGCTTGACCCTAAAAAGGTTAAAGCATTTTTAGAGCTACATATCGAACAAGGCCCGGTGTTAGAACAGGCCAATGAAGATGTAGGGATCGTAGAAACCATCGTCGGTATCAGCCAGTTAGAGATTAAACTGACAGGTAAAGCTGGCCATGCAGGTACTACGCCAATGAATATGCGGGCCGATGCATTAGTGTGTGCTAGCCAAATTATCAGCCATATCCCTGAACTCGCAAAAGCGGCAGGGGATAATACAGTTGCGACCGTGGGACGTTTAGCGGTATTGCCGAATGGGGCGAATGTCATCCCAAGCGAAGTCACCTTTAGCGTTGATATCCGTTCTAAAAATGATATCGCATTACGTAAAGTGATTGAGCAAATAGTTGAGTTAACAGAACAAATTAGTAATTCGTTAGCAATTTCAAGCGGTATTGTTCAGCCGTTATATGTTCAGCCAACGGAGCTCAATAGCGATATTCATCAACTGATGCAACAGCATGCCAGTGACCAAAACTTACGTTTTCGTTCAATGGTCAGTGGTGCAGGGCATGACACAATGATTTTTGCAGGTATTACTCAAACAGGGCTGATATTTGTGCCAAGCCGCAATGGATTAAGCCATCATCCAGATGAATGGACGGATTATGCACAAATTGCACGAGGGGCAGATGTGATGTTTGCTACTGTTAAGTCATTAATAGAATGCTAA
- a CDS encoding amidohydrolase has product MINKIITAAIKKHTPEMIAFRRDLHAHPELPFEEIRTTKRIAEELDKIGIAYRLTEPTGVIAEIKGGKPGKTVALRADIDALPVLELNDSLEYKSTIEGKMHACGHDAHTAMLLTAAKALYEVREELAGNVRLIFQPAEEIAQGALAMIKQGAIENVDNVFGMHIWTTTPSGKVSCNVGGSFASADLLKVTFKGRGGHGSMPEATIDAAVVASAFVMNLQAIVSRETSSLDSAVVTIGKMDVGTRFNVIAENAVLDGTVRCFDIETRNRIEAAIRRYAEHTAAIYGATAHVDYIYGTLPVINEERSALLAQSVISQAFGEQALIHERPTPGGEDFSFYIENIPGCFALLGTGNAEKDTQWAHHHGCFNIDEDTMATGAELHAQYAWSYLQQQEF; this is encoded by the coding sequence ATGATCAACAAAATAATTACAGCCGCAATCAAAAAACACACACCTGAAATGATTGCTTTTCGTCGTGACCTACACGCTCATCCTGAACTACCATTTGAAGAAATACGTACCACAAAACGTATTGCTGAAGAATTAGACAAAATTGGAATAGCGTATCGATTAACCGAGCCTACAGGCGTTATTGCTGAAATTAAAGGCGGTAAACCGGGCAAAACGGTAGCTTTACGAGCAGATATCGATGCATTACCCGTTTTGGAATTGAATGATTCATTAGAATATAAATCAACAATTGAAGGTAAAATGCATGCTTGTGGCCATGATGCACACACAGCGATGCTATTAACCGCAGCCAAAGCGCTGTATGAGGTGCGTGAAGAACTAGCCGGTAATGTGCGTTTAATTTTCCAACCCGCAGAAGAGATCGCCCAAGGCGCATTAGCCATGATCAAACAAGGCGCAATCGAAAATGTCGATAACGTTTTTGGCATGCACATTTGGACAACGACACCATCAGGAAAAGTGTCTTGTAATGTGGGAGGGTCTTTTGCTTCCGCTGATTTACTGAAAGTTACTTTTAAAGGTCGTGGTGGGCATGGATCAATGCCAGAAGCGACCATTGACGCTGCGGTTGTTGCTTCTGCATTTGTCATGAATTTACAAGCGATTGTGTCCCGGGAAACCTCATCTTTAGACTCAGCCGTGGTCACGATCGGTAAAATGGATGTCGGGACACGCTTCAATGTTATCGCAGAAAATGCAGTATTGGACGGTACGGTACGTTGTTTTGATATTGAAACTCGTAACCGAATCGAAGCCGCTATTCGCCGTTATGCAGAGCATACTGCGGCTATTTATGGGGCGACTGCACATGTTGATTATATCTATGGGACATTACCTGTTATCAATGAGGAACGTAGCGCGTTATTGGCGCAATCCGTGATTTCGCAAGCTTTTGGTGAGCAAGCTCTGATCCACGAAAGACCGACACCGGGCGGTGAAGATTTCAGCTTCTACATTGAAAATATCCCAGGGTGCTTTGCTCTGCTAGGTACAGGAAATGCCGAAAAGGACACTCAGTGGGCACATCATCATGGCTGCTTTAATATTGATGAAGACACGATGGCGACAGGCGCTGAGCTTCATGCACAATATGCATGGAGTTATTTACAGCAACAGGAGTTTTAA
- a CDS encoding DUF2526 family protein, whose product MSYYDEIVEKVNQLIDENSVHNMNEMLMQLSHDPQLNQEQRFEQQQRLRDAIFIHHN is encoded by the coding sequence ATGTCCTACTATGATGAAATTGTTGAAAAAGTGAATCAATTGATTGATGAAAACTCAGTTCATAATATGAATGAAATGCTAATGCAGCTATCCCATGACCCACAGCTCAACCAAGAGCAACGATTTGAACAACAACAGCGTTTAAGAGACGCTATTTTTATTCATCATAATTAA